A stretch of the Pseudomonas helvetica genome encodes the following:
- a CDS encoding ABC transporter ATP-binding protein, whose protein sequence is MIKLKLDNVNKQLGGVRILRDVSLEIAAGEFVVFVGPSGCGKSTLLRLIAGLDSICAGDLLIDERRVNDLEPRERGVGMVFQSYALYPHMSVYDNISFGLKLAKTEKSSLRERVLRTAQILQLDKLLQRKPKELSGGQRQRVAMGRAMAREPDILLFDEPLSNLDASLRVQMRNEIARLHARLGSTMIYVTHDQVEAMTLADKIVVLNGGRVEQVGSPRELYERPASRFVAGFLGSPRMNFLAARLHAPGETSLVDTPVLGMTSLPFDSSNLAADTPLSLGVRPEHVSLKAADGTVGVIVTGVEYLGSETYVHLDTGQDDPLICRCEVNAGWQVGDRVELQLDIGNLHLFDADGTALRRPPQAIETLPDGVSLRSVRAGAL, encoded by the coding sequence ATGATCAAATTGAAGCTAGACAACGTGAACAAACAATTGGGCGGCGTGCGGATTCTTCGCGACGTCAGCCTGGAGATCGCTGCGGGTGAATTCGTGGTGTTCGTTGGCCCTTCGGGCTGCGGAAAGTCGACCCTGTTGCGACTGATCGCCGGACTGGACTCGATCTGCGCCGGCGACCTGCTGATTGACGAGCGACGGGTCAACGACCTGGAACCGCGCGAGCGTGGCGTCGGCATGGTGTTTCAGTCTTATGCGCTGTACCCGCACATGAGCGTCTACGACAACATCAGTTTTGGTCTCAAACTGGCCAAGACTGAAAAGAGCAGCTTGCGCGAGCGGGTGCTGAGAACTGCGCAAATCCTGCAATTGGACAAACTGCTGCAACGCAAGCCAAAGGAACTCTCTGGAGGGCAGCGTCAGCGTGTGGCCATGGGCAGAGCCATGGCGCGGGAACCGGACATTTTGTTGTTCGATGAGCCGCTTTCCAACCTGGATGCGTCCTTGCGGGTGCAGATGCGCAACGAAATCGCCCGTCTGCATGCTCGACTAGGCTCGACCATGATCTACGTCACCCACGATCAGGTGGAAGCGATGACCCTGGCCGACAAAATTGTCGTGCTCAATGGCGGTCGCGTAGAGCAGGTTGGCTCGCCGCGCGAACTCTATGAACGCCCCGCCAGCCGCTTTGTCGCCGGTTTTCTGGGCTCGCCCAGAATGAACTTTCTGGCGGCGCGCCTGCATGCCCCAGGCGAAACCAGCCTGGTTGACACCCCGGTTTTGGGTATGACCTCCCTGCCCTTCGACAGCTCAAACCTGGCGGCGGACACTCCGCTGAGCCTCGGGGTTCGCCCGGAGCATGTATCGCTCAAAGCGGCGGATGGAACCGTCGGCGTCATCGTGACCGGGGTCGAATACCTGGGCAGCGAAACCTATGTGCACCTCGATACCGGGCAGGACGATCCACTGATCTGTCGTTGTGAGGTCAACGCCGGATGGCAGGTCGGCGATCGGGTCGAGCTGCAGCTGGACATCGGTAATCTGCACCTGTTCGACGCCGACGGCACGGCCTTGAGGCGTCCCCCACAAGCCATTGAAACCCTGCCAGATGGAGTCTCTCTGCGCTCGGTACGAGCAGGCGCCCTTTGA
- a CDS encoding glycoside hydrolase family 32 protein, translating into MTLSLNSMSDPMSSSLDLAQRALSDGLSRVIHDYRPGYHIAPPAGWMNDPNGVVYFRGEYHVFYQHYPFEAKWGPMYWGHAKSADLVHWQHLPIALAPGDDFDRDGCFSGSAVVCGDTLALIYTGHTWLGEAGDERSIRQVQCLATSIDGIRFVKHGAVIETAPQDTIMHFRDPKVWKEDDCWYLIAGARLDDIPLLPLYRSTDLHAWEFLGYVSGGSEGDGYMWECPDLFRLNGRDVLLYSPQGMQPQGYERLNKYQTGYRVGRLDSEWHFTGGPFIELDNGHDFYAAQTLLAADGRRLLWAWLDMWESPMPSKAHHWCGMLGLPRELELRADRLCVYPARELTALRKAPLPGTPWWDESGTRWVPEVKGDMLEIHVHLDLLGCTDGHLGIALRCSDDGHEETLLYYDASLQRLVLDRSRSGAQATGQRSVSIDPTQERLELRVFLDRSSIEVFDENGRFSLSSRLYPQPGSLGVKLLASGSGGRVSIPRAWPLASGWL; encoded by the coding sequence TTGACCTTGTCCTTGAATTCCATGAGTGATCCAATGTCTTCTTCCCTTGACCTTGCGCAGCGTGCACTGAGTGACGGCCTGTCTCGCGTCATCCACGATTATCGACCCGGTTATCATATTGCTCCCCCGGCAGGCTGGATGAACGACCCTAACGGGGTGGTGTACTTTCGTGGCGAATATCACGTTTTCTATCAACATTACCCCTTCGAGGCGAAATGGGGCCCGATGTATTGGGGGCATGCCAAGAGTGCCGATCTGGTTCATTGGCAGCATCTCCCCATTGCGCTGGCACCCGGCGATGACTTCGACCGTGACGGTTGTTTTTCCGGTAGCGCAGTGGTGTGTGGAGATACCCTGGCACTGATCTACACCGGGCACACCTGGCTGGGGGAAGCGGGTGACGAACGCTCGATCCGTCAAGTCCAGTGCCTGGCCACCAGTATCGATGGTATCCGCTTCGTCAAGCATGGCGCAGTCATCGAGACCGCGCCGCAAGACACGATCATGCACTTTCGTGATCCCAAGGTATGGAAGGAGGATGACTGTTGGTACCTGATTGCCGGCGCACGTCTGGACGATATACCGCTGCTCCCGTTGTACCGCTCCACGGATCTGCACGCCTGGGAGTTCCTTGGCTATGTGTCCGGCGGCAGCGAGGGCGATGGCTATATGTGGGAATGCCCGGATCTGTTTCGACTGAACGGACGCGATGTACTGCTGTACTCCCCCCAAGGCATGCAACCCCAAGGTTACGAACGGCTCAACAAGTACCAGACTGGTTATCGAGTGGGTCGACTCGATAGCGAATGGCACTTCACTGGCGGGCCTTTTATCGAGCTCGATAACGGTCACGATTTCTATGCAGCGCAAACGCTACTGGCCGCCGATGGTCGGCGACTTTTGTGGGCGTGGCTCGACATGTGGGAAAGCCCGATGCCGAGCAAGGCCCATCACTGGTGCGGCATGCTCGGTTTGCCGCGCGAACTTGAACTGCGCGCAGATCGCCTTTGTGTGTATCCGGCACGGGAGCTCACCGCTCTACGCAAGGCGCCATTGCCTGGTACACCCTGGTGGGATGAGTCGGGAACCCGGTGGGTGCCGGAGGTGAAAGGCGATATGCTCGAAATCCATGTGCATCTGGATTTGCTCGGCTGCACCGACGGCCACCTGGGAATCGCCTTGCGCTGCAGCGACGATGGCCATGAAGAAACCCTGCTCTACTACGATGCGTCGCTACAGCGTCTGGTGCTTGACCGTAGCCGCTCGGGTGCGCAAGCCACAGGTCAGCGAAGCGTGTCGATAGACCCGACACAAGAGCGACTCGAACTGCGTGTGTTCCTCGATCGCTCGTCCATCGAGGTGTTTGACGAAAACGGGCGCTTCAGCCTCAGCAGTCGCCTCTATCCGCAGCCCGGCAGTCTGGGCGTGAAGCTCCTTGCAAGCGGGAGCGGCGGGCGTGTCTCCATTCCAAGGGCGTGGCCACTTGCCTCGGGATGGCTATGA
- a CDS encoding LacI family DNA-binding transcriptional regulator, with protein MTSVKDVAQLAGVSLMTVSRALNNPEKLSPETYQRVRRAIDELQFVPSLSARRIRGDNLQTRTIGVFALDTATTPFAVELLLSIEQTAQQAGWNVFILNLLSNPPTDQNIDLMLSHRPDGLIFSAMGLRQVCIPERLKSTPLVLANCLADDSRLVSYVPDDEMGEYRAVHHALSRGYRRPLFINLPKQSLAWGLRQRGMQRACQAFGLLPDALLQYDLADHDAYGETAAILDRHIIDSRPQFDILICGNDRIAFCAYQVLLGRGLKIPNDVAVLGYDNMIGIAELFIPPLTTVQLPYYEIGRRAARHLIEALDVSGTRPVDCPLVARASL; from the coding sequence ATGACTTCAGTGAAAGACGTTGCACAGCTAGCCGGCGTGTCCCTGATGACGGTTTCTCGAGCACTCAACAATCCGGAAAAATTGAGCCCCGAAACCTATCAACGGGTGCGTCGCGCCATTGACGAATTGCAATTCGTGCCGAGCCTATCAGCGCGAAGAATTCGCGGCGACAACCTCCAGACGCGAACCATCGGTGTGTTCGCGTTGGACACCGCAACTACACCGTTCGCCGTCGAGCTGCTGCTGTCCATCGAACAGACTGCGCAGCAAGCAGGCTGGAATGTATTTATCCTCAACCTGTTAAGCAACCCGCCCACCGACCAGAACATCGACCTGATGTTATCGCACCGTCCCGACGGGTTGATCTTCAGCGCCATGGGGCTGCGCCAGGTGTGCATTCCCGAGCGATTGAAGAGCACCCCCCTGGTACTCGCCAATTGCCTGGCGGATGACAGTCGCCTGGTCAGTTATGTGCCCGACGACGAAATGGGGGAGTATCGAGCCGTACATCACGCATTGAGTCGAGGCTATCGGCGCCCTCTGTTTATCAATCTTCCAAAACAGAGCCTGGCCTGGGGTCTGCGACAAAGAGGCATGCAGCGTGCCTGTCAGGCATTCGGGCTGTTGCCTGACGCACTCCTGCAATATGACCTTGCCGATCATGACGCCTATGGTGAAACCGCAGCCATCCTCGACCGGCACATCATTGATAGTCGTCCCCAATTCGACATTCTGATCTGTGGCAACGACCGTATTGCTTTTTGTGCCTATCAGGTGTTGTTGGGCCGTGGGCTGAAAATCCCCAATGATGTCGCCGTGCTCGGCTATGACAATATGATCGGTATCGCTGAACTGTTCATCCCACCGCTGACAACGGTACAACTGCCGTACTACGAGATCGGTCGCAGGGCTGCCCGGCACCTGATCGAAGCCCTCGACGTATCAGGAACCCGGCCAGTTGATTGTCCATTGGTTGCCAGGGCATCGCTATAA
- a CDS encoding 2,3-butanediol dehydrogenase, producing the protein MRAAVWHGRHDIRVEDVPLPIAPPAGWVQIRVQWCGICGSDLHEYVAGPVFIPVDAPHPLTGIKGQCILGHEFCGEIVELGAGVQGFSVGEPVAADACQHCGSCYYCTHGLYNICENLAFTGLMNNGAFAELVNVPANLLYKLPANFPAEAGALIEPLAVGMHAVKKAGSLLGQNVVVVGAGTIGLCTIMCAKAAGAAQVITLEMSGARKAKALEVGATHVLDPNECDALAEVRRLTGGLGADVSFECIGNKHTAKLAIDLIRKAGKCVLVGIFEEPSEFNFFELVATEKQVLGALAYNGEFADVIAFIADGRLDITPLVTGRIQLEQIVGQGFEELVNNKEHNVKIIVSPARV; encoded by the coding sequence ATGCGTGCCGCTGTCTGGCACGGCCGCCACGATATCCGTGTCGAAGACGTTCCGCTGCCAATAGCGCCACCTGCCGGCTGGGTGCAGATCCGCGTGCAGTGGTGCGGCATTTGTGGGTCCGATCTGCATGAGTACGTGGCTGGGCCGGTGTTCATACCGGTTGACGCACCGCACCCGCTGACCGGGATCAAGGGCCAGTGCATTCTCGGTCATGAGTTTTGTGGCGAAATCGTCGAACTCGGTGCCGGTGTTCAGGGTTTCAGCGTCGGCGAACCGGTGGCGGCCGATGCCTGCCAACATTGCGGCAGCTGCTACTACTGCACCCACGGGCTGTACAACATCTGCGAGAACCTGGCGTTCACCGGGCTGATGAATAATGGTGCCTTCGCTGAACTGGTCAACGTGCCGGCCAACCTGTTGTACAAGTTACCGGCGAACTTTCCTGCTGAAGCCGGGGCACTGATCGAGCCGCTGGCGGTGGGCATGCACGCGGTGAAAAAAGCCGGGAGCCTGCTCGGGCAGAACGTTGTAGTCGTTGGTGCAGGCACCATTGGCTTGTGCACCATCATGTGCGCCAAGGCTGCCGGTGCGGCTCAGGTGATCACTCTGGAAATGTCTGGAGCGCGCAAGGCCAAGGCCCTGGAAGTGGGGGCGACCCATGTGCTCGATCCCAATGAATGCGATGCCTTGGCTGAGGTACGGCGCCTGACGGGTGGGCTCGGGGCAGATGTCAGCTTCGAATGCATCGGCAACAAACACACCGCCAAGCTCGCGATCGATCTGATCCGCAAGGCCGGAAAATGCGTACTGGTGGGGATCTTTGAGGAGCCCAGCGAGTTCAACTTTTTCGAGTTGGTGGCTACCGAAAAACAGGTGCTGGGTGCGCTGGCCTATAACGGTGAGTTTGCGGACGTGATCGCTTTTATCGCTGATGGTCGGCTGGACATCACTCCGCTGGTGACTGGGCGCATTCAGTTGGAGCAGATCGTGGGGCAGGGCTTCGAGGAGCTGGTCAACAACAAGGAGCACAACGTCAAAATCATCGTGTCGCCCGCTCGAGTCTGA
- a CDS encoding acetoin dehydrogenase dihydrolipoyllysine-residue acetyltransferase subunit, translating to MSQIHTLTMPKWGLSMTEGRVDAWLKEEGQVIAKGDEVLDVETDKISSSVEAPFSGVLRRQIARQDETLAVGALLGIVVDGEASEVEIDAVVEQFQATFVPGDDAEEDRGPKPQKVELDGRLIRYLERGEGGVPLVLVHGFGGDLNNWMFNHEALAAGRRVVALDLPGHGESTKQLERGDLDELSGIVLALLDHLDIPAAHLVGHSMGGAVSLNIARLEPQRVRSLILIGSAGLGEGINGDYLEGFVEAANRNALKSQLVKLFSNPELVNRQMLEDMLKYKRLEGVGAALRLLVSGVFKDGSQQLDLRGVVQDGQQPVLLIWGSDDAIIPANHSAGLKAQVEVLPGQAHMVQMEAAEQVNRLILDFVQQH from the coding sequence ATGAGCCAGATCCATACCTTGACCATGCCCAAGTGGGGCCTGTCCATGACCGAGGGCCGGGTCGATGCCTGGCTCAAGGAGGAAGGCCAGGTCATCGCCAAGGGTGACGAAGTGCTGGATGTCGAAACCGACAAAATCTCCAGCAGTGTCGAGGCGCCTTTTTCCGGAGTGCTTCGTCGGCAGATCGCCCGCCAGGATGAAACCCTCGCAGTGGGTGCGTTGCTTGGCATCGTGGTCGACGGCGAGGCCAGCGAGGTCGAGATCGATGCAGTCGTCGAGCAGTTTCAGGCCACGTTCGTGCCTGGGGACGACGCCGAGGAGGACCGCGGGCCGAAGCCGCAAAAAGTCGAGCTGGACGGGCGGTTGATCCGTTACTTGGAGCGCGGCGAAGGCGGGGTGCCGTTGGTGCTGGTGCACGGCTTTGGCGGTGACCTGAATAACTGGATGTTCAATCATGAAGCATTGGCCGCCGGGCGCCGGGTGGTTGCCCTGGACCTGCCGGGCCATGGCGAGTCTACCAAGCAGCTTGAGCGCGGAGACCTGGATGAGCTGAGCGGCATAGTGCTGGCACTGCTTGATCACCTGGACATTCCCGCAGCGCATCTGGTAGGTCATTCCATGGGCGGAGCGGTGTCGCTGAACATTGCGCGTCTGGAACCGCAGCGGGTACGGTCCTTGATCTTGATCGGCAGCGCAGGTCTGGGGGAGGGCATCAACGGCGATTACCTGGAAGGTTTTGTCGAGGCTGCCAACCGCAATGCCCTCAAGTCACAGTTGGTGAAACTGTTCTCCAATCCCGAGCTGGTCAACCGGCAGATGCTCGAAGACATGCTCAAGTACAAGCGCCTGGAAGGAGTGGGTGCGGCCCTGCGCCTGCTGGTATCAGGCGTGTTCAAAGACGGATCGCAACAGCTCGATCTGCGCGGCGTGGTGCAGGACGGCCAGCAGCCAGTGTTGCTGATCTGGGGCAGTGACGACGCGATTATTCCGGCGAACCATAGTGCCGGGCTGAAGGCTCAGGTCGAGGTCCTGCCAGGTCAGGCGCACATGGTGCAGATGGAAGCGGCCGAGCAAGTCAATCGATTGATTCTGGACTTTGTGCAACAGCACTGA
- a CDS encoding alpha-ketoacid dehydrogenase subunit beta, whose translation MARKISYQQAINEALAQEMRRDPSVFIMGEDVAGGAGAPGENDAWGGVLGVTKGLYHQFPGRVLDTPLSELGYVGAAVGAATCGVRPVCELMFVDFAGCCLDQILNQAAKFRYMFGGKASTPLVIRTMVGAGLRAAAQHSQMLTSLWTHIPGLKVVCPSSPYDAKGLLIQAIRDNDPVIFCEHKMLYSMQGEVPEELYTIPFGEANFLRDGKDVTLVSYGRTVNTAMDAARNLAVRGIDCEVIDLRTTSPLDEDSILESVEKTGRLVVIDEANPRCSMATDISALVAQKAFASLKAPIEMVTAPHTPVPFSDALEDLYIPDAAKIENAVLKLIEWSKRS comes from the coding sequence ATGGCGAGAAAAATCAGTTATCAGCAGGCAATCAACGAAGCTCTGGCCCAGGAAATGCGCCGCGATCCCAGCGTGTTCATCATGGGTGAGGACGTCGCCGGCGGTGCCGGTGCCCCCGGTGAAAACGACGCCTGGGGCGGGGTGCTGGGCGTGACCAAGGGCCTCTATCACCAATTCCCCGGACGAGTGCTGGACACGCCATTGTCGGAGTTGGGCTATGTCGGTGCTGCAGTGGGCGCCGCGACCTGTGGCGTGCGCCCGGTATGTGAGTTGATGTTCGTCGACTTCGCCGGTTGCTGCCTGGACCAGATCCTCAATCAGGCGGCCAAGTTTCGCTACATGTTCGGCGGCAAGGCCTCCACGCCACTGGTCATCCGCACGATGGTCGGTGCCGGGTTGCGGGCCGCTGCCCAGCACTCGCAAATGCTGACCTCGTTGTGGACCCACATTCCAGGGCTGAAAGTGGTCTGCCCGTCGTCACCTTATGACGCCAAGGGTTTGCTTATCCAGGCAATCCGCGACAACGACCCGGTGATCTTCTGTGAACACAAAATGCTCTACAGCATGCAGGGTGAAGTACCGGAAGAGCTCTATACCATCCCCTTCGGCGAAGCCAACTTCCTGCGTGATGGCAAGGACGTGACGCTGGTCTCCTATGGCCGCACGGTCAACACCGCGATGGACGCCGCGCGCAATTTGGCCGTGCGCGGGATCGACTGCGAGGTGATCGACCTGCGCACCACCAGCCCGCTGGACGAAGACAGTATTTTGGAAAGTGTGGAGAAGACCGGACGCCTGGTGGTCATCGACGAAGCCAATCCGCGTTGCTCCATGGCGACTGATATTTCGGCTTTGGTGGCGCAAAAAGCATTCGCCTCGCTCAAGGCGCCGATCGAGATGGTGACTGCTCCGCATACGCCGGTACCGTTCTCCGACGCCCTGGAAGACCTCTACATTCCCGACGCGGCGAAGATCGAGAACGCCGTGCTGAAACTGATCGAGTGGAGCAAGCGTTCATGA
- a CDS encoding thiamine pyrophosphate-dependent dehydrogenase E1 component subunit alpha: MSTQLTADQLLHAYQVMRTVRVFEERLHVEFATGEIPGFVHLYAGEEASAAGVMAHLRDDDCIASNHRGHGHCIAKGVDVDGMMAEIYGKKTGVCQGKGGSMHIADFEKGMLGANGIVGAGAPLVVGAALAAKLKGTDSVAVVFFGDGGSNEGAVFEAMNMASVWNLPCLFIAENNGYAEATASNWSVACDHIADRAAGFGMPGVTVDGFDFFAVHEAAGAAVERARAGEGPSLIEVKLTRYYGHFEGDAQTYRAPDEVKHFREHNDCLMQFRERIIRAGRAQASQLDQIDSEVELLIENAVLKAKSAPKPSAADLLSDVYVSYP, translated from the coding sequence ATGTCGACACAGCTAACCGCTGATCAATTGCTGCATGCCTATCAGGTGATGCGCACCGTCCGCGTCTTTGAAGAGCGCCTGCACGTGGAATTCGCCACCGGTGAGATTCCCGGTTTTGTCCATCTGTATGCCGGCGAAGAGGCCTCGGCCGCCGGGGTCATGGCCCATTTGAGGGATGACGATTGCATTGCCTCCAACCACCGTGGTCACGGCCACTGCATCGCCAAAGGCGTCGATGTGGACGGGATGATGGCCGAGATCTACGGCAAGAAAACCGGGGTCTGCCAAGGCAAGGGTGGCTCCATGCACATCGCCGATTTCGAGAAGGGCATGCTCGGTGCCAATGGCATTGTGGGGGCCGGTGCGCCGCTGGTCGTGGGCGCGGCCCTGGCCGCCAAACTCAAGGGCACCGACAGTGTTGCGGTGGTGTTCTTTGGTGACGGCGGCTCCAACGAAGGGGCGGTGTTCGAAGCGATGAACATGGCCTCGGTGTGGAATCTGCCGTGCCTGTTCATTGCCGAGAACAACGGTTACGCCGAAGCCACGGCTTCCAACTGGTCGGTGGCCTGCGATCACATCGCCGACCGCGCTGCCGGTTTCGGCATGCCCGGGGTCACGGTGGACGGCTTCGACTTCTTCGCCGTTCACGAAGCCGCCGGTGCCGCAGTGGAGCGGGCCAGGGCCGGGGAGGGGCCATCGCTGATCGAGGTCAAGCTGACTCGCTATTACGGTCACTTTGAGGGCGACGCCCAGACTTATCGGGCGCCGGACGAGGTCAAGCATTTCCGCGAGCACAACGACTGCTTGATGCAGTTCCGCGAACGCATCATCCGTGCCGGGCGGGCGCAGGCCAGCCAGTTGGACCAGATCGACAGCGAGGTGGAGCTGCTGATCGAGAACGCCGTGCTCAAGGCCAAGTCCGCCCCCAAGCCGAGCGCGGCCGATCTGCTCTCCGACGTCTACGTTTCCTATCCCTGA
- a CDS encoding NAD(+)/NADH kinase → MSRAPLTVGIIANPASGRDVRRLTANAGLFSSTDKVSVIQRLLAAFGATGVERVLMPTDMTGIAAAVLKNSHGRQARSSHWPVLEFLDLTLRQSVEDTRHAARWMAERGVALIAVLGGDGTHKAVAAEVGDIPLLTLSTGTNNAFPELREATSAGLAGGLFVSGRIPHEIALRRNKRLLVREPSRGLCEMALVDVAVSSLPFVGARAISRGGDLAEVFVTFAEPQSIGISALCGLWFPVSRQAPGGAWMRLDAQSPKALLVPLAPGLLQGCGVFAAGSLEPGVAHSLCLASGTLALDGEREIEFNTHDRPTVTLDSSGPLSIDVNAVLDYAAQQRLLAIGREHPQHPLNLSSQDTLENKNVDTANR, encoded by the coding sequence ATGAGTCGTGCGCCGCTGACCGTAGGTATCATTGCCAATCCGGCATCCGGCCGGGACGTACGGCGCCTGACCGCCAACGCCGGGTTGTTTTCCAGCACCGACAAGGTCTCGGTGATCCAGCGCTTGCTGGCTGCCTTTGGCGCCACGGGTGTCGAACGGGTGCTGATGCCCACAGACATGACCGGCATCGCCGCCGCCGTGCTGAAAAACAGCCACGGCCGCCAGGCTCGCAGCAGTCACTGGCCAGTCCTTGAGTTCCTCGACCTGACCCTGCGCCAAAGTGTCGAGGATACCCGTCACGCGGCACGCTGGATGGCCGAACGCGGCGTTGCGCTGATCGCCGTGCTGGGCGGCGACGGTACTCACAAGGCGGTGGCCGCCGAAGTCGGCGACATTCCGCTGCTGACCCTGTCCACCGGCACCAACAACGCCTTTCCGGAACTGCGTGAAGCCACCAGCGCCGGGTTGGCCGGCGGGCTGTTTGTCAGTGGGCGGATCCCGCACGAGATCGCTTTGCGCCGCAATAAACGCTTGCTGGTGCGCGAGCCGAGTCGTGGCCTGTGCGAGATGGCCCTGGTGGACGTGGCGGTGTCCTCGTTGCCCTTCGTCGGCGCAAGGGCCATCAGTCGCGGGGGCGATCTGGCCGAGGTGTTTGTGACCTTCGCCGAACCTCAGTCCATTGGCATCTCGGCCCTTTGCGGCTTGTGGTTTCCCGTATCGCGTCAGGCTCCGGGTGGGGCCTGGATGCGCCTCGATGCGCAATCTCCGAAAGCGCTGCTGGTGCCTCTGGCTCCCGGCCTGCTGCAAGGCTGCGGCGTATTCGCTGCGGGAAGCCTTGAACCCGGTGTCGCCCATAGTCTGTGCCTGGCCAGCGGAACCCTCGCTCTGGATGGCGAGCGCGAGATCGAATTCAACACCCATGACCGGCCCACGGTCACCCTCGATTCCAGCGGTCCGCTCAGCATCGATGTCAATGCGGTCCTGGACTATGCAGCGCAACAGCGACTTCTGGCCATCGGCCGTGAACACCCGCAGCACCCTCTGAACCTCTCGTCTCAAGACACCCTGGAGAATAAAAATGTCGACACAGCTAACCGCTGA